CTGACCCGTAACAGCGGCGCGGCGTGGAGCATCGGCGCCGAGCACACCTGGGTCTTCCCGCTGATCACCATCGGCGTGATCACCTGGATCGGCTGGATGGCGCTGCGGCTGCGGTCGCTGCCCTGGGCCGTCTCGCTCGGACTGGTGCTGGGCGGCGCCCTGGGCAACCTGTCCGACCGGATCTTCCGGGCCCCCGGGCACTTCGTCGGCCACGTGGTCGACATGGTCAGCCTCTTCGACCCGTACGGGCAGGTCTGGCCGGTGTTCAACCTGGCCGACAGCTCCCTGGTCTGCGGGGTGCTCCTCGCGGTGCTGCTGGAGCTGACCGGCCGGCAGCGCGACGGCAGCCGGGCCGGCGCCGAGCGGGACCGGGCCGGGGAGCCCACCGGGGCGAGCCCCGACGGCGAGTCCCGGGGGCGGGCGTGACGTCCGCGTTCGCCGCCGGCGGCGACCACCGTTCCCTGCCCGTCCCGGACGGCCTCGACGGCATGCGCCTGGACCAGGCCGTCGCCCGGCTCTTCGGGCTCTCCCGCACCGCCTCGGCGGGGCTCGTCGACGCCGGGGACGCGCTCGTCGACGGGGTGGCCCGACCCAACTCGCACAAGGTCAAGGCGGGTTCCTGGCTGGAGGTCACGCTGCCCGCGCCGGCCGCCCCGCCGACCGTGGTGCCGCAGGCCGTGCCGGGCCTGACCGTGGTCTACGCCGACGACGACATCGTGGTGGTGGACAAGCCGGTCGGGGTGGCCGCCCACCCCAGCCCCGGCTGGACCGGCCCGACGGTGATCGGTGGGCTGGCCGGGATCGGCCACCGGATCTCCACCAGCGGCGCCGCCGAGCGGCAGGGCGTGGTGCACCGGCTGGACGTGGGCACCACCGGGGTCATGGTGGTGGCCAAGAGCGAGCAGGCGTACACGGCGTTGAAGCGCGCCTTCAAGTACCGCGAGGTGGAGAAGCGCTACCACGCCGTGGTGCAGGGCCACCCCGACCCGCTGCGCGGCACCATCGACGCGCCGATCGACCGGCACCCGCACCACGACTACCGCTGGGCGGTGGTCTCCGGCGGCAAGCCGAGTGTCACCCATTACGACACCCTTGAGGCGTTCCCGGCGGCCAGCCTGCTCGACGTGCGGCTGGAGACCGGGCGTACCCACCAGATCCGGGTGCACTTCTCCACGCTGCGGCACCCCTGCGTGGGCGACCTGACCTACGGCGCCGACCCGACCCTGTCGGCCCGGCTCGGGCTGGCCCGGCAGTGGCTGCACGCCCGCTCGCTGAGCTTCCTGCACCCGCGCACCGGCGACGAGGTCACCTTCGTCAGCGAGTACCCGGACGACCTGGCCCGGGCGCTGGAGATCCTGCGCGACTGACGCCGCCCGACCGACCGTCCGACGAGGGAAGCACCGTGCCCGCCGAGCTACCGCCGCGCCCGTCGCGGTCCGCCGCGCTCACCTGGATCGCCCTCGCGTGCGCGCTGGTGGTGCTGGTGGTCGTGGTCGTGCAGCGGCGCGACGAGCCGGCGGGCGACCGGACCGTGGGCGAGGTGACCCGGGTCGGCGTGGCCGACGGCGACCCCATCCCGGGCTACCTGCGGGCCGCGGCGGCCGAGCTGACCGGGCTGGCCGCGCCGGCCGGCCCGGGGCCGGGCGACTACGCCCTGGTCTCCTTCGCCGCGTACCTGACGCCCGCGCAGGCGGCGACCGCGCTGGGTGCCACACCCGCCTCGGCGGTGGTCGCCCGGGTGCCGCTGCCCGGCCGGCAGACCGAGATCGTCCGGATCGCCGTGATGCGGGTCCCCGACGACGTGATCGCCGGCATGGCCGAGGTGGCCGCGCGCAAGGACCGGGAGGCCGCCGACTACCGGACCCGGGCCGCCGCCCCGGCGGCCTCCGCCGATCCCGAGCTGCGCCGGGTGTACGCCACCGGCGCGGCCGTCTCGGCCCGGGAGGCGGCCGCCTACCGGGCTGCCTGCGCCTGCGTGTACGCCGCGGTGGTCCGGGACGCCCCGGCGGCGCTGCGCGCCCTGGCCGGCCGCCCCGGCGTCCGCGTGGTCGACCCGGCACCGGAGGTGACGCGGCTGGACCGCACCGTGTTCACCCCGCCGCTGCCGGAGCAGCGGGAGGTGGCCCGACCGCCGGCCGACAGCGCGCTGGCCGAGCCCGCCGGCGGCCCCGGGATGGGCGATTCGTCGGAAGCCGCACCGACGGTGAGCGGATCCTCACCGGCCGCGGGCGCGGCCCCGGCCGCCCCCGGATCGCCGAATCCGGCTCCCACCTCCTGAGACATTCCGTCGGCGGGCCGCTGCCCGAATCGACCGTGAGGAGAGCCACCGGGGGGATGTGCGGATAGGGGTGTGGTCCGAATAGGGTTTCGTTCGTAGCCTGTCAGGCGGAGATCGATGGGCTGGGGAGGACGAAGCCTTGGACGGCAGCGAGACCGGCTGGAGTCGGCAGGCTGAGCCGGCACCGCGGTGGCGGGCGCTGCTCGACCGGGCCCGGCTCAGCGGCCGTGGCGCGGAGCAGACCGAGGCGGAGCGCCACGCCGACGAGCCGCCGCCCGTCGTGCCGCTGCCCCGGCGCGGCGCCGGCACCGGCTGGACTGGCCGGGCGTCGGCCCCCGACCCGCCGGGCGACCGGTCCTACGGCGCGGAGCCGGCCTACCGGGTCGAGGCGAGCTACCGGGTGGAGCCGGCCTACCGGGCCGAACCGGGCTACGGCGGCGAGCCGGCCTACCGGGCGGAGCCCGCCTACCGCGGCGAGCCGGACCACCGTGCCGAGCCGTCCTGGCGGGCCGAGCCGACCTACCGGAGCGAGCCGGAGCAGCCGCAGCCGGAGCCGCGCGGCCGGGGCACCGCCTCCGTCGAGTCCCGCTACGCGCTGCTCGACAACGGCGGCTACCGGCCCGAGCCGCCCCCGGCGGAGTCCCGCTACGCACTGCTGGAGCGGGGCCGCTACCAGCCGGACTCCCTCGCGCCGGCCGAGCCGGCCTACCCGGAGCCGGCCGCGCCGGTCCCGGCCTATTCGCCGGCCCGCGTCGAGTGGCGCGCCCCGGAGCCGGACAATGAGCTGGAGCGGGCCGCCGGCGTCCTCCGCCGCGAGCTGGGCGGCCCCCGGGTGCTCGCCTTCGCCAACCCCAAGGGCGGCGTGCACAAGACCACCGCCACCGTGCTCGGCGCGGCCACCGTCGGCAGCGTCCGCGGGCGCGGCGTGCTCGCCTGGGACGACAACGAGCTGCGCGGCACCCTCGGCCTGCGCGCCGGCAGCGCCCGGCACGCCCGCACCATCCGGCACCTGGTCCAGGACCTCGCGCAGATCGAGATCCTGGAGGGCAACACCCTGCTCGAGCACCTCGACGACTACCTGCGGCACGCCTCCGACGGCTCGTACGACGTGCTCGCCGGCGAGGAGAGCCCGCGGTTCGCCCAGCGGCTGGACCAGTTCACCGTCAAGCGGGTGCTGGAGCTGCTGCGCCGCACCCACGAGGTGGTCTGCGTGGACACCGGCAACAACGTGGAGAGCCCGAACTGGCGCACCGTCATGCAGGCCGCCGACCAGCTGGTGGTCACCACCGTGCCGCGGGAGGACGCCGCGTTCAGCGCGGACTGGATGCTCGACCTGCTGCACGAGGTGGGGATGGGCGAGCTGGCCGACAACGCGGTGACCCTGATCTCCTGCCCGACGCCGGGGCGCAGCCCGCTCCAGGACGACCTGGAGCGGCACTTCGCCACCCGGACCCGGGCGGTCGCGGTGGTGCCCTACGACCCCGCGCTGGAGACCGGCTCCTCGATCGAATACCACCAGCTCCAGGCCGAGACCCGACAGGCGTGGCTCAGGGCCGCCGCGGTGATGCTGGAACCGTTCACCCGCTGACCGCCACCGCCGCCCCGCGGCCGCCCGCCGCCTGAGAGGATCACCGGGTGAGTCCGGACACCCCTGATCCCGAACGGGCCGCCGACCGTCCCGGCGAGCCCGGTGCCGCCGACCGCCCGTCCGGCGGCCCGGAGCCGTCCCCGAGTCCCGCCCCGGAGGCCGGCCCACCCGCGCCGGCCGGCACCGGGCGTCCGGCCGGCTCCGACCCGGCCGGGCCGGATCTGCCCGACTGGCCGGCGGGTCTGCCGGTGCCGGCCGGCACCCCGGTCACCGCGCCGGGCGCGGACCCGCTCGCGGGGTACCCGGGGGTCGCCGGCCCGGCGACCGTCCCGGTTCGTCGCCGGGGCCGGGCGCGGGCGGTCGGGACCACCCTCGTCGTCGCGCTGCTGCTCAGCGCGCTCGGTGCGCCGCTGGGGCTGCTCTGGGCCGGCGTGGCGCCGGACACCCCGGTGCAGAAGACCGCCGAGGGGGCGATCTACGCCACCACCCAGCCGGAGCAGCCGATCGCCGCCGACGGCTGGTTCAGCCTGCTCGGGCTCGGCTTCGGGGTGCTCGCCGCGATCGCGCTCTGGTTCGTGCTGCGCCGCCGCCGCGGCCCGCTCGGCCTGCTCGCCGGGGTGCTCGGCGGCCTCGGTGCGGCGGTGGTGGCCTGGCAGGTCGGCCGCCGCATCGGGCTCGGCACCTACCACCGGCTGCTGGACACCGCGCCGGACGACACGCTCTTCGGCAAGCCGGCCGACCTGCGCGCGGGCGGGGTGGACTGGTTTCTCGGCGTGCTCCCCGTGCCGCACGGCGACCTGCTGCTGCCCGCGTTCGGCGTGGCCGTGACGTACACCCTGCTGGCCGGCTGGTCGCGGTGGCCGTCGCTGCGCCCGGAGCCGGAGCCCGACGGCCCGTGGCCGCCGGCCGGTCCGGGGTTCGGTGGCGGCTGGCCGCCGGCCGGCCCGGGGATCAGTTCGGCACCGGGGGACCGGCCAGCTCGCTGAGCGGCACCGGGACGGCCCGGACCTGGCGCAGCAGGGCGGTCTCCCGGTTGAGCAGGCGCAGCTCGGCCCGGAGTCGGGCGGCGGTGTCGTCGATGGCGAGCAGCCGCTGCCGGTCGGCGACGGTGAGCGCGGCGGTCGCGGCGACCAGGTGCGACAGCACGGTGGGATCCTCCGGCAGCTGCTCGGAGATCTCCTGCGGGTCGGGCCGGACCAGGCCGAGGTACTGGCGGAACACCGAGATCACCCGGGCGGCCAGCAGCTCGGCCACCTCGTCGGTGCCGGCCGGCTCCGGCAGCCACTCCACCGCCGCGGTCAGGTACGGCGCGGCGCTCTCCTCGACCTCGGCGATCCGGAACCGCCGCCGCCCCACGGTGACGATGTCGAACCCGCCGTCGGCCAGTTCGGTGACCTGCCGCAGCTCGGCGGTGCAGCCCACCTCGTGCAGCGTGACCTCCCCGCCGCCGAGGGCCGGCCGGCCCGGCGGCCCGGCCGGGGCGACCTCCCAGCCGGCTTGGATCGCCACCACGCCGAACTCCCGGGGCGCCCCCTCGGGCAGCCCGACCAGGTGGCGCACCAGCGCCCGGTAGCGCTCCTCGAAGATGTGCAGCGGGAGGACCAGCCCGGGGAAGAGGACCGTCCCGAGCGGGAACACCGGCAGCCGTGCGGTCACGGGTCCGAGGGTATCCCGACCGTGCCCGCGCGGCGTGTCCCGGCTCACCGTCCCGGCCTACGGGCGGCGCGGGCCTGCTCCGGGGCGGGCGGCCTAGACTCGCAAGGGTGCTGAATCGGATCGACCTGCGCGGCGGGGTGCCTGACCCGCGCCGCCTGCTGCCCCGTGCCCAGCTCGACGTCTCCGTGGCCGTCGAGAGGATCCGCCCCCTCGTGGAGGCGGTCCGGGAGCATGGGTACCCGGCGATCCGGGAGGCGAGCGAGCGGTTCGACGGCGTCTCGCCGGAGCACCTGCGGGTGCCGGTGGAGACCATCCGGGCCGCCGAGGGCAGCCTCGACCCGCAGGTCCGGGCCGCGCTGCTCGAGTCGATCAACCGGGCCCGCAAGGTGCACGCCGACCAGCGCCGCACCGACCACACGACCAAGGTGGTGCCGGGCGGCACGGTGACCGAGCGCTGGGTGCCGGTCGACCGGGTCGGCCTCTACGTCCCCGGCGGCCTGGCCATGTATCCGTCGACCGTGGTGATGAACGTGGTCCCGGCCCAGGCGGCCGGGGTGCGCTCGCTGGTGGTGGCCAGCCCGCCGCAGCAGGACAACGGCGGCCTGCCGGACGAGCGGGTCCTGGCCGCCTGCGCGTTGCTCGGCGTCGACGAGGTCTACGCGGTCGGCGGCGCCCAGGCGGTGGCCATGCTGGCCTTCGGCGCGACGGTCGGCCCGGCCGGCGCCGAGCGCTGCGAGCCGGTCGACATGATCACCGGCCCGGGCAACATCTGGGTCACCGCCGCCAAGCGCCTGCTGCGCGGGGTGGTCGGCATCGATGCCGAGGCCGGACCCACCGAGATCGCCATCCTCGCCGACGACACCGCCGACCCGGCGCACGTCGCCGCCGACCTGATCAGCCAGGCCGAGCACGACCCCCTCGCGGCCAGCGTGCTGGTCACCCCGTCGCCGGCGCTCGCCGAGGCGGTCGACGCGGAGCTGGTCCGGCAGGTGCCGGCGGCCAAGCACAGCGAGCGGATCGCCACCGCGCTCGGCGGTGAGCAGAGCGGCGTCGTCCTGGTCGACGACCTCGAGGCGGGGCTGCGGGTGGTCGACGCGTACGCGGCCGAGCACCTGGAGATCCAGACCGCGGACGCCCGGGAGTGGGCGCTGCGGGTGCGCAGCGCCGGGGCGATCTTCGTCGGCGCCTGGTCGCCGGTGTCGCTCGGCGACTACTGCGCCGGCTCCAACCACGTGCTGCCCACCGGCGGCTGCGCGCGGCACTCCTCCGGGCTGTCCGTGCAGTCGTTCCTGCGCGGCATCCACCTCGTGGAATACAGCCGGGACGCGCTGCGCGAGGTGGCCCCGCACGTGGTCACCCTGTCCGGCGTGGAGGACCTGCCGGCCCACGGCCAGGCGGTCAGCGTGCGCTTCCCGGGGGAGCAGCCGTGACCACGCTGGACGACCTTCCGCTCCGCGACGACCTGCGGGGCCTGCAGCCGTACGGGGCGCCGCAGCTCGACGTGCCGGTCCGGCTGAACACCAACGAGAACTCCTACCCGGTGCCCGAGCCGGTGGTGGACGCGCTCGCCAAGGCCCTCGCGGCCGAGCTGCGCGACCTCAACCGCTACCCGGACCGGGACGCCGTGGCGCTCCGCGCCGACCTGGCCGGCTACCTCGGCCACGGGCTCACCGTCGACCAGGTCTGGGCGGCCAACGGCTCCAACGAGATCCAGCAGCAGCTGCTCCAGGCGTTCGGCGGCCCCGGGCGGACGGCGCTGGGCTTCACCCCGGCCTACTCGATGCACCCGCTGCTGGCGCTCGGCACCGGCACCGGCTGGATCCCCGCCACCCGCGGCGCCGACTTCGGACTCACCGCCGCCGACGCGGTCGCCCAGGTCCGTGCGCACCGGCCCGACGTGGTGTTCCTCTGCTCGCCGAACAACCCGACCGGGACCTCGCTCGACCCGGCCGTGGTCGCCGCCGTGCTGGACGAGGCGCCCGGCATGGTGATCGTCGACGAGGCGTACGCCGAGTTCGCCCGGCCGGGCACGGTCAGCGCGCTCGCCGTGCTGCCCGACCACCCCCGGCTGGTGGTCACCCGCACCATGAGCAAGGCGTTCGGCTTCGCCGGCGGGCGGCTCGGCTACCTGGCCGCCGACCCGGCGGTGGTGCAGGCGGTGCAGCTCGTCCGGCTGCCGTACCACCTCTCCGCGCTCACCCAGGCCGCCGCCCGTGCGGCGCTGGCCCACCGGGACGCCCTGCTCGGCACGGTCGCCGCGATCAAGGAGCAGCGGGACCGGATCGTGGCCGAGCTGCGGGCCCGGGGGCGCCGGGTCGCCGACAGCGACGCCAATTTCGTGCTGTTCGAGGTCGGTGGCGACCAGTCCGCCGCGTGGCGCACGCTGCTCGACGCCGGCGTGCTGGTCCGCGACGTCGGCCTGCCCGGCTGGCTCCGGGTCACCGCCGGCACCCCCGCCGAGACCGACGCCTTCCTGTCCGCCCTGGAGAAGCTTTCATCATGAGTCGCACCGCCCGCGTGGAGCGGATCACCAAGGAGACCAAGGTCCTCGTCGAGATCGACCTCGACGGCACCGGCAAGGCCGACATCGAGACCGGCGTCGGCTTCTACGACCACATGCTCAACCAGATCGCCCGGCACGGTGGCTTCGACCTGACCGTGCACACCATGGGCGACCTGGAGATCGACGCCCACCACACGATGGAGGACACCGCGCTCGCCCTGGGCGCCGCGTTCGACCAGGCGCTGGGGGACAAGGCCGGCATCCGGCGGTACGGCTCGGCCACCGTCCCGATGGACGAGGTCCTGGTCCGGGCCGCGGTCGACCTCTCCGGCCGGCCGTACGTGGTGCACGACGAGCCGGTGCTCGCGCCGTACATCGGGCCGGTCTACCCGACCAGCATGACCCGGCACATCTGGGAGTCGTTCGGCCAGGCGGCCCGGATCACCCTGCACGTGGACGTGCTTCGGGCGGCCCGTCCCGGCGGCCACCCGGACGCGCACCACGTGGTCGAGGCGCAGTTCAAGGCGGTCTCCCGGGCGCTGCGCGAGGCCAGCGGGCTCGACCCGCGCAACGCGGGCGTGGTCCCCAGCACCAAGGGCGCGCTCTGATGGGGGCGGCACTGCCGACGCTGCTGCTGATTCTGGCCGGTGTGCTGGTCGGCGGGACGTGGTCGTTGTACAAGCAGGGCGCCCCGCGTGCGGCGGTGGTGATCACCGGCCTGCTGGCCGCGCTGGCCACCGTCGGCGGGCTGCTCCGGCTGCTCCCCGGGGAGGGCGCATGAGCAAGCGCGTCGTCGTGATCGACTACGGATCGGGCAATCTGCGGTCGGCCGAGCGGGCCCTGGAGCGGGCCGGCGCCGACGTCACCGTGACCGACGACCTGGCCGCCGCCGCCGAGGCGGAGGGCCTGGTGGTGCCGGGCGTGGGCGCGTTCGCCGCCTGCATGGCCGGGATCGAGGCGCTGGGCGCCGGCCCGGTCATCGCCGAGCGGGTCGCCGCCAACCGGCCGGTGCTCGGCATCTGCGTGGGCATGCAGGTGCTCTTCGAGCACGGCGACGAGCACGGCGTGGTGACCAAGGGGCTCGGGCTGCTGCCCGGCGGGGTGACGAAGCTGCCCGCCGAGCGGCTGCCGCACATGGGCTGGAACACCGTCGACGCCGCGGCGGGCTCGGTGCTCTTCGCGGGCCTTCCCGCCGACGCCCGGTTCTACTTCGTCCACTCGTACGCGGTGACCGACGTGGCCGGGCTGGCCGCCGGCGGTGCCGCGGTCACCACGGCCCGGCACGGCGCCGACTTCGTCGCCGGGGTGGAGCGGGGGGCGCTCTCGGCGGCGCAGTTCCACCCGGAGAAGTCGGCCGACACGGGTGCGGTGCTGCTGCGCAACTGGCTCAGCACGCTGTGAGCGGGGCGCGCGTGCGGGGGGCGCGGTGAGCAAGGAGCGGGCCCGCCGGCGGGAGGCCCGCCAGGCCCAGGTGGCCGCCGAGCGGGCGGCGCGGGCGCGCCGGGTGGCCCGCCGGGAGCGGCGCCGGGCCGTGCTGCGCCGGCTGACGCCGACGCTGCGCCGCGGCCGGACCGGCCGGCTGCACCGGCACAGCCGGGGCGAGCGGGCGGCGATCGTGCTGCTCACCGGGGCGGCGCTGGCCGGCATCTGGAGTTTCGTCGACGACCTGGCGCTGCGGCTGGCGCTGGTCGTGCTGTTGCTGCTGGTCCTGCCGGCGATCGTGGTGATCGCCCTGGACCGTCGTACCTGAACCGAGGAGAAGAGCGTTGAGCCTCACCCTGTTGCCCGCCGTGGACGTCGCCGACGGCCAGGCCGTCCGGCTCGTGCAGGGCGCCGCCGGTAGCGAGACCGCGTACGGCGACCCGCTGGAGGCGGCCCTCGCCTGGCAGTCCGACGGCGCGGAGTGGATCCACCTGGTCGACCTGGACGCCGCCTTCGGCCGGGGCTCCAACGCCCACCTGCTGGCCGAGGTGGTCCGGCAGCTCGACGTGAAGGTCGAACTCTCCGGCGGGATTCGCGACGACGAGTCGTTGCAGGCCGCGCTGGGCACCGGGGCGGCCCGGGTCAACATCGGCACCGCCGCGCTGGAGGACCCGCAGTGGTGCGACCGGATCTGCGGCGAGTACGGCGACCGGGTGGCGATCGGGCTGGACGTGCGCGGCCGTACCCTCGCGGCGCGCGGCTGGACCCGCGACGGTGGCGACCTGTACGAGGTGCTGGCGCGGCTGGACAAGGCCGGCGCCGCGCGGTACGTGGTCACCGACATCACCAAGGACGGCACCATGCGCGGGCCGAACCTGGACCTGCTCCGCGAGGTCTGCGCGCGCACCGACGCGCCGGTGATCGCCTCGGGCGGCGTCTCCACCCTGGACGACCTGCGGGCCCTGGCCACCCTCGAACCGGTCGGCGTGGAGGGTGTGATCGCCGGCAAGGCGCTGTACGCGGGCGCGTTCACCGTCGCCGAGGCGCTGGCGACGCTGCGGGCCGCGGCGTGACCGCCGTCGCCGGCGACGGCTCCGGGCCGATGCCGGGTGGCGGCCCGATCGTCACCCGGCTCGGCTCG
This sequence is a window from Micromonospora sp. NBRC 110009. Protein-coding genes within it:
- the lspA gene encoding signal peptidase II gives rise to the protein MTAAPPAGSDTVESGGRTPRRKAVGVLLTVALVALAADLVTKQLALSSLTGRGPVSLLGGSVYLTLTRNSGAAWSIGAEHTWVFPLITIGVITWIGWMALRLRSLPWAVSLGLVLGGALGNLSDRIFRAPGHFVGHVVDMVSLFDPYGQVWPVFNLADSSLVCGVLLAVLLELTGRQRDGSRAGAERDRAGEPTGASPDGESRGRA
- a CDS encoding RluA family pseudouridine synthase → MTSAFAAGGDHRSLPVPDGLDGMRLDQAVARLFGLSRTASAGLVDAGDALVDGVARPNSHKVKAGSWLEVTLPAPAAPPTVVPQAVPGLTVVYADDDIVVVDKPVGVAAHPSPGWTGPTVIGGLAGIGHRISTSGAAERQGVVHRLDVGTTGVMVVAKSEQAYTALKRAFKYREVEKRYHAVVQGHPDPLRGTIDAPIDRHPHHDYRWAVVSGGKPSVTHYDTLEAFPAASLLDVRLETGRTHQIRVHFSTLRHPCVGDLTYGADPTLSARLGLARQWLHARSLSFLHPRTGDEVTFVSEYPDDLARALEILRD
- a CDS encoding ATPase, encoding MDGSETGWSRQAEPAPRWRALLDRARLSGRGAEQTEAERHADEPPPVVPLPRRGAGTGWTGRASAPDPPGDRSYGAEPAYRVEASYRVEPAYRAEPGYGGEPAYRAEPAYRGEPDHRAEPSWRAEPTYRSEPEQPQPEPRGRGTASVESRYALLDNGGYRPEPPPAESRYALLERGRYQPDSLAPAEPAYPEPAAPVPAYSPARVEWRAPEPDNELERAAGVLRRELGGPRVLAFANPKGGVHKTTATVLGAATVGSVRGRGVLAWDDNELRGTLGLRAGSARHARTIRHLVQDLAQIEILEGNTLLEHLDDYLRHASDGSYDVLAGEESPRFAQRLDQFTVKRVLELLRRTHEVVCVDTGNNVESPNWRTVMQAADQLVVTTVPREDAAFSADWMLDLLHEVGMGELADNAVTLISCPTPGRSPLQDDLERHFATRTRAVAVVPYDPALETGSSIEYHQLQAETRQAWLRAAAVMLEPFTR
- a CDS encoding DUF2567 domain-containing protein — its product is MSPDTPDPERAADRPGEPGAADRPSGGPEPSPSPAPEAGPPAPAGTGRPAGSDPAGPDLPDWPAGLPVPAGTPVTAPGADPLAGYPGVAGPATVPVRRRGRARAVGTTLVVALLLSALGAPLGLLWAGVAPDTPVQKTAEGAIYATTQPEQPIAADGWFSLLGLGFGVLAAIALWFVLRRRRGPLGLLAGVLGGLGAAVVAWQVGRRIGLGTYHRLLDTAPDDTLFGKPADLRAGGVDWFLGVLPVPHGDLLLPAFGVAVTYTLLAGWSRWPSLRPEPEPDGPWPPAGPGFGGGWPPAGPGISSAPGDRPAR
- a CDS encoding LON peptidase substrate-binding domain-containing protein, translating into MTARLPVFPLGTVLFPGLVLPLHIFEERYRALVRHLVGLPEGAPREFGVVAIQAGWEVAPAGPPGRPALGGGEVTLHEVGCTAELRQVTELADGGFDIVTVGRRRFRIAEVEESAAPYLTAAVEWLPEPAGTDEVAELLAARVISVFRQYLGLVRPDPQEISEQLPEDPTVLSHLVAATAALTVADRQRLLAIDDTAARLRAELRLLNRETALLRQVRAVPVPLSELAGPPVPN
- the hisD gene encoding histidinol dehydrogenase; translation: MLNRIDLRGGVPDPRRLLPRAQLDVSVAVERIRPLVEAVREHGYPAIREASERFDGVSPEHLRVPVETIRAAEGSLDPQVRAALLESINRARKVHADQRRTDHTTKVVPGGTVTERWVPVDRVGLYVPGGLAMYPSTVVMNVVPAQAAGVRSLVVASPPQQDNGGLPDERVLAACALLGVDEVYAVGGAQAVAMLAFGATVGPAGAERCEPVDMITGPGNIWVTAAKRLLRGVVGIDAEAGPTEIAILADDTADPAHVAADLISQAEHDPLAASVLVTPSPALAEAVDAELVRQVPAAKHSERIATALGGEQSGVVLVDDLEAGLRVVDAYAAEHLEIQTADAREWALRVRSAGAIFVGAWSPVSLGDYCAGSNHVLPTGGCARHSSGLSVQSFLRGIHLVEYSRDALREVAPHVVTLSGVEDLPAHGQAVSVRFPGEQP
- a CDS encoding histidinol-phosphate transaminase; the encoded protein is MTTLDDLPLRDDLRGLQPYGAPQLDVPVRLNTNENSYPVPEPVVDALAKALAAELRDLNRYPDRDAVALRADLAGYLGHGLTVDQVWAANGSNEIQQQLLQAFGGPGRTALGFTPAYSMHPLLALGTGTGWIPATRGADFGLTAADAVAQVRAHRPDVVFLCSPNNPTGTSLDPAVVAAVLDEAPGMVIVDEAYAEFARPGTVSALAVLPDHPRLVVTRTMSKAFGFAGGRLGYLAADPAVVQAVQLVRLPYHLSALTQAAARAALAHRDALLGTVAAIKEQRDRIVAELRARGRRVADSDANFVLFEVGGDQSAAWRTLLDAGVLVRDVGLPGWLRVTAGTPAETDAFLSALEKLSS
- the hisB gene encoding imidazoleglycerol-phosphate dehydratase HisB, whose translation is MSRTARVERITKETKVLVEIDLDGTGKADIETGVGFYDHMLNQIARHGGFDLTVHTMGDLEIDAHHTMEDTALALGAAFDQALGDKAGIRRYGSATVPMDEVLVRAAVDLSGRPYVVHDEPVLAPYIGPVYPTSMTRHIWESFGQAARITLHVDVLRAARPGGHPDAHHVVEAQFKAVSRALREASGLDPRNAGVVPSTKGAL
- the hisH gene encoding imidazole glycerol phosphate synthase subunit HisH, with amino-acid sequence MSKRVVVIDYGSGNLRSAERALERAGADVTVTDDLAAAAEAEGLVVPGVGAFAACMAGIEALGAGPVIAERVAANRPVLGICVGMQVLFEHGDEHGVVTKGLGLLPGGVTKLPAERLPHMGWNTVDAAAGSVLFAGLPADARFYFVHSYAVTDVAGLAAGGAAVTTARHGADFVAGVERGALSAAQFHPEKSADTGAVLLRNWLSTL
- the priA gene encoding bifunctional 1-(5-phosphoribosyl)-5-((5-phosphoribosylamino)methylideneamino)imidazole-4-carboxamide isomerase/phosphoribosylanthranilate isomerase PriA, translated to MSLTLLPAVDVADGQAVRLVQGAAGSETAYGDPLEAALAWQSDGAEWIHLVDLDAAFGRGSNAHLLAEVVRQLDVKVELSGGIRDDESLQAALGTGAARVNIGTAALEDPQWCDRICGEYGDRVAIGLDVRGRTLAARGWTRDGGDLYEVLARLDKAGAARYVVTDITKDGTMRGPNLDLLREVCARTDAPVIASGGVSTLDDLRALATLEPVGVEGVIAGKALYAGAFTVAEALATLRAAA